The following proteins come from a genomic window of Lycium ferocissimum isolate CSIRO_LF1 chromosome 4, AGI_CSIRO_Lferr_CH_V1, whole genome shotgun sequence:
- the LOC132053233 gene encoding cyclic nucleotide-gated ion channel 4-like — translation MASRHDHEHRYSVSTDGEEEDDEEEIQEEEEEEDENEYSNESNKIHEPCSGGAGRNDKFGLLNIIGLFFSRNKFIDAKAQWVQEWNTVFLLVCAIGLFVDPLFFYAISISESCMCLFVDGWFAVTVTVLRCMADGLHVCNMLLQFKMMITRRRSMPNLKANKGFLFDLFVILPLPQLVMWVGVPTLLKKGLTTTVMTVLLIMFLFQYLPKIYHSVCLLRRMQNFSGYIFGTVWWGIALNIVAYFVASHAVGACWYLLGIQRAAKCLKEQCIVTKGCGLKMLACEESIYYGTSSLVREKSRLMWGETSNARFTCLNNGDHFDYGAYQWTVQLVSNENRIEKILLPIFWGLMTLSTFGNLESTTDWLEVVFIIIVLTSGLILVTMFIGNIKVFLHATTSKKQAMQLKMRNIEWWMRRRRLPRGLKQRTRNFERQRWAATRGVDECEMIQNLPEGLRRDIKYHLCLDLVRQVPLFQHMDNLVLENICDRVKSLIFTKGETITREGDPVQRMLFIVRGHLQSSQYLRDGVKSCCMLGPGNFSGDELLSWCLRRPFIERLPPSSSTLVTLETTEAFGLVAEDVKYVTQHFRYTFVNEKVKRSARYYSPGWRTWAAVAIQLAWRRYRHRLTLTSLSFIRPRRPLSRCSSLGEDRLRLYAALLTSPKPNLDDFDF, via the exons ATGGCCTCTCGTCATGATCATGAACATAGATACAGTGTCAGTACTGACGgcgaagaagaagatgatgaagaagaaatccaagaagaagaagaagaagaagacgaaaACGAGTACTCCAATGAGTCTAACAAAATTCATGAACCATGTAGTGGTGGTGCTGGAAGAAATGATAAATTTGGATTATTAAATATCATAGGattatttttctcaagaaataAATTCATAGACGCTAAAGCCCAATGGGTTCAAGAATGGAACACAGTTTTCTTGCTAGTATGTGCAATAGGGCTTTTTGTTGATCCACTTTTTTTCTATGCTATTTCTATAAGTGAGAGTTGCATGTGCCTTTTCGTCGATGGGTGGTTCGCCGTTACCGTGACTGTTCTCCGGTGCATGGCCGATGGGTTACATGTATGCAACATGTTGTTGCAATTCAAGATGATGATAACTAGAAGAAGAAGCATGCCAAACTTGAAGGCTAACAAGGGTTTCTTGTTTGATCTCTTTGTTATACTACCTTTACCCCAG CTAGTGATGTGGGTAGGCGTCCCAACTCTACTGAAAAAAGGACTGACAACAACAGTGATGACAGTGCtattaattatgtttttatTTCAATATCTGCCCAAAATCTATCACTCCGTTTGCCTCTTGAGGCGCATGCAGAATTTTTCTGGCTATATTTTTGGCACTGTTTGGTGGGGAATTGCTCTTAACATCGTCGCTTATTTTGTCGCTTCACAC GCTGTGGGAGCATGTTGGTATTTGCTAGGTATTCAAAGGGCAGCCAAATGTCTTAAAGAACAATGCATAGTTACAAAAGGTTGTGGCCTCAAAATGTTGGCATGTGAAGAGTCAATATATTATGGAACAAGTAGTTTGGTGAGAGAAAAAAGTAGATTGATGTGGGGAGAGACAAGTAATGCAAGATTTACATGCTTAAACAATGGGGATCATTTTGATTATGGAGCTTATCAATGGACTGTTCAACTTGTCTCTAATGAAAATCGTATTGAGAAAATTCTCCTTCCCATCTTTTGGGGTCTCATGACTCTAAG TACATTTGGGAACTTGGAGAGCACAACAGATTGGCTAGAAGTGGTTTTCATAATCATAGTTCTTACCTCTGGGCTAATTCTGGTCACCATGTTTATTGGTAATATTAAG GTGTTCTTGCATGCAACAACATCAAAGAAACAGGCAATGCAACTAAAGATGAGAAACATAGAATGGTGGATGAGGAGAAGAAGGTTACCTAGAGGGTTAAAGCAAAGGACTAGAAATTTTGAGAGGCAAAGATGGGCAGCAACGCGTGGAGTTGATGAATGTGAGATGATTCAAAATCTTCCTGAGGGTCTTAGGAGGGACATCAAGTACCATCTCTGTTTGGACTTGGTCAGACAG GTGCCTTTGTTTCAACATATGGACAATTTGGTGCTCGAGAACATTTGTGATCGTGTGAAGTCCCTGATTTTCACAAAGGGCGAAACA aTAACTAGAGAGGGTGATCCAGTTCAAAGAATGCTATTTATAGTAAGAGGTCACCTCCAAAGTAGCCAATACTTACGAGATGGTGTCAAAAGTTGTTGCATGTTAGGCCCCGGCAACTTCAGTGGAGACGAACTATTGTCATGGTGCCTCCGGCGACCTTTCATCGAGCGGCTACCACCGTCCTCCTCCACACTAGTGACTCTCGAGACCACCGAAGCCTTCGGCCTTGTGGCTGAAGATGTTAAGTATGTGACACAACATTTCAG ATATACATTTGTGAATGAGAAAGTGAAAAGAAGTGCAAGGTATTATTCACCAGGGTGGAGAACTTGGGCTGCTGTTGCTATTCAATTAGCTTGGAGAAGATACAGACATCGTTTGACACTTACTTCTTTGTCTTTTATTAGACCAAGAAGGCCACTGTCTCGATGTTCTTCGTTAGGGGAGGATCGCCTAAGACTATATGCTGCTTTGTTGACTTCACCAAAGCCTAATCTAgatgattttgatttttaa
- the LOC132053234 gene encoding uncharacterized protein LOC132053234 isoform X1, with product MKKTQMGLSKPSLVENLSKKCNEQFNHWAFLDQIEAPMWMDLTLECKSAYNDMDDEWFHISHPFHQTSSRQLKSVFSHSGESSINLEHGMQGSSSPKLPPSVSRSRGKDSRSRQWSQGDQTLTLDKKHPVKHLRIGGLEAGKVIQHKTNHKRLTSSAASDSNSLAVYRDKTHSISSGITSENGEQSYKQELCVSDSSSTITSEACGPVLGQTTGLLSVLKVSLRKSCVTRQASRMEVNVCGQTEGWKTSSSKSSVGSSSVGETERENKEKTPDSRNATPIVQAKQANMSNVPVQARNRTSIPKMVTGRSVSSSVPGESNKAKVHLHNVQRKALVPQRANERVSSNLVSKPSERIGSSQCRRVVSSGKENAVVRMSMSQKSIVKGNQGCSTKISSYKNENKRSCQSTKPSGLMVNLDNRRGVTNRANVTKKAFY from the exons ATGAAGAAGACACAAATGGGTCTCTCAAAACCGTCACTGGTTGAAAATTTATCAAAGAAATGCAACGAACAATTCAATCACTGGGCTTTTCTG GATCAAATTGAGGCTCCTATGTGGATGGACCTCACCTTGGAATGTAAGTCTGCCTATAACGACAT GGACGATGAATGGTTCCACATAAGCCATCC ATTTCACCAGACTTCTTCTCGACAATTGAAGTCCGTATTTTCTCACTCTGGAGAGAGTTCCATAAACCTGGAGCATGGCATGCAGGGATCATCTTCTCCTAAGCTTCCGCCTTCAGTTTCAAGATCAAGAGGGAAAGATTCCCGAAGCAGACAGTGGAGTCAAGGAGATCAGACGCTTACCTTGGATAAGAAACATCCAGTTAAGCACTTACGTATAGGGGGTTTAGAAGCTGGTAAAGTAATTCAGCATAAGACAAATCATAAAAGATTAACAAGCTCTGCAGCTTCAGACTCGAATTCTTTGGCTGTGTATAGAGACAAAACCCATTCAATAAGCAGCGGCATTACATCAGAGAATGGTGAACAGAGTTACAAGCAAGAGTTGTGTGTTAGCGATTCTTCAAGCACCATTACATCTGAAGCTTGTGGTCCAGTACTTGGTCAAACCACGGGCCTCTTGTCAGTTCTAAAAGTAAGTCTGAGGAAAAGTTGTGTTACAAGACAAGCATCAAGGATGGAGGTAAATGTTTGTGGGCAAACAGAAGGTTGGAAAACTTCCTCAAGTAAATCAAGTGTAGGATCTTCTTCAGTAGGCGAAACTGAGAGAGAGAATAAAGAGAAAACCCCAGATAGTAGAAATGCAACTCCAATTGTACAAGCGAAACAAGCAAATATGTCCAACGTTCCTGTTCAAGCTCGTAATAGAACTTCTATCCCTAAAATGGTTACTGGAAGATCTGTTTCTTCGTCTGTTCCCGGTGAAAGTAATAAAGCAAAG GTTCATCTGCATAATGTACAGAGAAAAGCTTTGGTTCCTCAAAGAGCCAATGAACGTGTATCCTCAAATTTGGTCTCAAAGCCTAGTGAAAGAATTGGAAGTAGCCAGTGTAGAAGGGTTGTGAGCAGCGGTAAGGAGAATGCTGTTGTGAGAATGAGTATGAGCCAGAAGTCAATTGTCAAAGGCAACCAGGGGTGTAGTACAAAAATCTCAAGTtacaaaaatgagaataaaaGAAGCTGCCAGAGCACAAAGCCGAGTGGTTTAATG GTGAACCTAGATAACAGAAGGGGAGTCACGAATCGTGCAAATGTAACAAAGAAGGCTTTCTACTGA
- the LOC132053234 gene encoding uncharacterized protein LOC132053234 isoform X2, giving the protein MKKTQMGLSKPSLVENLSKKCNEQFNHWAFLDQIEAPMWMDLTLECKSAYNDIFHQTSSRQLKSVFSHSGESSINLEHGMQGSSSPKLPPSVSRSRGKDSRSRQWSQGDQTLTLDKKHPVKHLRIGGLEAGKVIQHKTNHKRLTSSAASDSNSLAVYRDKTHSISSGITSENGEQSYKQELCVSDSSSTITSEACGPVLGQTTGLLSVLKVSLRKSCVTRQASRMEVNVCGQTEGWKTSSSKSSVGSSSVGETERENKEKTPDSRNATPIVQAKQANMSNVPVQARNRTSIPKMVTGRSVSSSVPGESNKAKVHLHNVQRKALVPQRANERVSSNLVSKPSERIGSSQCRRVVSSGKENAVVRMSMSQKSIVKGNQGCSTKISSYKNENKRSCQSTKPSGLMVNLDNRRGVTNRANVTKKAFY; this is encoded by the exons ATGAAGAAGACACAAATGGGTCTCTCAAAACCGTCACTGGTTGAAAATTTATCAAAGAAATGCAACGAACAATTCAATCACTGGGCTTTTCTG GATCAAATTGAGGCTCCTATGTGGATGGACCTCACCTTGGAATGTAAGTCTGCCTATAACGACAT ATTTCACCAGACTTCTTCTCGACAATTGAAGTCCGTATTTTCTCACTCTGGAGAGAGTTCCATAAACCTGGAGCATGGCATGCAGGGATCATCTTCTCCTAAGCTTCCGCCTTCAGTTTCAAGATCAAGAGGGAAAGATTCCCGAAGCAGACAGTGGAGTCAAGGAGATCAGACGCTTACCTTGGATAAGAAACATCCAGTTAAGCACTTACGTATAGGGGGTTTAGAAGCTGGTAAAGTAATTCAGCATAAGACAAATCATAAAAGATTAACAAGCTCTGCAGCTTCAGACTCGAATTCTTTGGCTGTGTATAGAGACAAAACCCATTCAATAAGCAGCGGCATTACATCAGAGAATGGTGAACAGAGTTACAAGCAAGAGTTGTGTGTTAGCGATTCTTCAAGCACCATTACATCTGAAGCTTGTGGTCCAGTACTTGGTCAAACCACGGGCCTCTTGTCAGTTCTAAAAGTAAGTCTGAGGAAAAGTTGTGTTACAAGACAAGCATCAAGGATGGAGGTAAATGTTTGTGGGCAAACAGAAGGTTGGAAAACTTCCTCAAGTAAATCAAGTGTAGGATCTTCTTCAGTAGGCGAAACTGAGAGAGAGAATAAAGAGAAAACCCCAGATAGTAGAAATGCAACTCCAATTGTACAAGCGAAACAAGCAAATATGTCCAACGTTCCTGTTCAAGCTCGTAATAGAACTTCTATCCCTAAAATGGTTACTGGAAGATCTGTTTCTTCGTCTGTTCCCGGTGAAAGTAATAAAGCAAAG GTTCATCTGCATAATGTACAGAGAAAAGCTTTGGTTCCTCAAAGAGCCAATGAACGTGTATCCTCAAATTTGGTCTCAAAGCCTAGTGAAAGAATTGGAAGTAGCCAGTGTAGAAGGGTTGTGAGCAGCGGTAAGGAGAATGCTGTTGTGAGAATGAGTATGAGCCAGAAGTCAATTGTCAAAGGCAACCAGGGGTGTAGTACAAAAATCTCAAGTtacaaaaatgagaataaaaGAAGCTGCCAGAGCACAAAGCCGAGTGGTTTAATG GTGAACCTAGATAACAGAAGGGGAGTCACGAATCGTGCAAATGTAACAAAGAAGGCTTTCTACTGA